The following proteins are encoded in a genomic region of Acidobacteriota bacterium:
- a CDS encoding PD-(D/E)XK nuclease family protein: MITPRTTRLIRARDLREFRERLLELAIAGDLAAIRSRAVIVPTRTAAEQLRRLFEDRALASGRRAIVLPHLVTRDEWQTLLRDGLAGGQTCLSSHEREVLLGAAAREAIADGVKPPFTIRPGIVAEMLAFYDALRRHLRSIVDFERLTGERFAREVDTDRGAVRLLAQTRFMAAAFRGYEARLTATGGLDEHRIRERLIEEPVARFTHVVVAVADRAGDANGLWLADFDLLARATGLARIDIVATASTLNAGLLVRIRDLLPRIDEEVRPDVPAGMSPVLVAPAGPDAPLYGVHRDREEELGAVARRVKRDARDGSSPSGAVRLGRTGIVFKRPLPYVYLASQVLPSAGVPYEAFDALPLASEPYAAALDLIFECVDGNFARAALVALLTSPVFAFDADGRRLSTADIVAFDRALSDARFLGDAAELRRLADVWSAASAGTTGSGRSRRFSSPLPAYLAAVRIADELAPLTRTDHPSTHLETVLVFLTAHERISRADDTTRERLLRARAAIHASIRSLRDAHRRHDDEPRVLAETAAAIRRWIGQQTFAPHRGRSGVQLLDADAVRFGDFETLYLVGLTQREWPGSERRSIFYPAALLSQLGWPAEPDARAAERAAFGDLLRAPSRQVVVSTFTLEDDAIVEPSPFLEDLSESGLAVSRDDTPRHTRIFEEEALRLDPIRADVLRESASDWLSIRRDRTAASLAQFHGQSFNPRVDAYKVSALDQYLACPFVFFATQVLRLEEDPDDEESLGPRAQGKLVHDVLQRFYEVWQQDGGGAITQDNLDQAGNRFAQIAEERLAMLSESDAALQRVRLMGSAVASGFGEIVFRIEAERPMPVVERLMEFSLNGETRLRSGDTERCVRLKATADRIDLLADGTFRLLDYKLSRAPEKNQVVQLPAYAASARQRLEGYRGRSWRPADAAYIAFGKTHYAPLAKNAGELDAVLAEGEARLLDVVDRIERGEFPPSPHSRYQCVHCPFSSVCRKDYVGDE, encoded by the coding sequence GTGATCACACCCCGGACGACCCGGCTGATTCGGGCACGCGATCTTCGCGAATTTCGTGAGCGCCTGCTGGAACTGGCCATCGCGGGCGACCTCGCAGCTATCCGGAGCCGCGCGGTGATCGTGCCGACGCGGACCGCTGCGGAGCAACTGCGGCGGCTGTTCGAAGATCGCGCGCTCGCGTCAGGCCGCCGCGCGATCGTGCTGCCGCACCTGGTGACGCGCGACGAGTGGCAGACGCTGCTGCGCGACGGGTTGGCCGGTGGCCAGACCTGCCTGTCGTCTCACGAACGTGAAGTATTGCTCGGCGCAGCCGCGCGCGAGGCGATCGCGGATGGTGTGAAACCGCCCTTCACCATCCGCCCCGGCATCGTGGCGGAGATGCTGGCCTTCTACGACGCCCTGCGCCGGCACCTGCGTTCAATTGTCGACTTCGAGCGGCTCACCGGCGAACGGTTCGCGCGCGAGGTTGACACCGATCGGGGAGCGGTTCGCCTGCTCGCGCAGACCCGGTTCATGGCGGCGGCGTTCCGGGGATACGAGGCGCGGCTGACCGCCACGGGCGGCCTCGACGAACATCGGATACGCGAGCGCCTGATCGAGGAGCCCGTCGCCCGTTTCACACACGTCGTGGTGGCCGTGGCCGACAGGGCCGGAGATGCCAACGGTCTGTGGCTCGCGGATTTCGATCTGCTGGCCCGGGCTACGGGTCTGGCTCGCATCGACATCGTCGCCACCGCATCGACGCTCAACGCGGGATTGCTCGTTCGCATTCGCGATCTGTTGCCTCGAATAGACGAGGAAGTCAGGCCCGACGTGCCCGCCGGCATGTCTCCCGTGCTGGTGGCGCCGGCCGGCCCGGACGCTCCGCTCTACGGCGTGCATCGCGATCGCGAAGAAGAACTGGGCGCTGTCGCCAGACGCGTCAAGCGCGATGCTCGCGACGGTTCCTCGCCAAGTGGGGCAGTAAGACTTGGGCGAACCGGCATCGTGTTCAAGCGCCCGCTGCCGTACGTGTACCTGGCCAGCCAGGTGTTGCCATCTGCCGGTGTGCCGTACGAGGCATTTGATGCCCTGCCGCTGGCGTCGGAGCCGTATGCCGCCGCGCTCGACCTCATCTTCGAATGTGTCGACGGGAACTTCGCTCGTGCCGCGCTGGTGGCGCTGCTCACGTCTCCGGTCTTCGCATTCGACGCGGATGGCCGGCGCCTCTCGACGGCCGACATCGTCGCCTTCGATCGCGCGTTGAGTGATGCGCGGTTTCTCGGCGATGCCGCGGAATTGCGGAGACTCGCCGACGTCTGGTCCGCTGCGTCTGCGGGGACCACCGGGTCCGGCAGATCGAGGCGATTCTCCTCGCCGCTGCCGGCATACTTGGCGGCCGTCCGAATCGCCGACGAGTTGGCGCCGCTCACCCGAACCGATCACCCCTCGACGCACCTCGAGACGGTGCTCGTGTTTCTCACCGCCCACGAACGGATATCGAGAGCCGACGACACGACACGCGAACGACTCCTCCGCGCGCGCGCGGCCATTCACGCGTCGATCCGCAGCTTGCGCGACGCGCACCGTCGGCATGACGACGAGCCGCGGGTGTTGGCTGAGACCGCGGCTGCCATCCGGCGGTGGATCGGTCAGCAGACGTTCGCCCCGCACCGGGGGCGATCTGGTGTGCAGTTGCTGGATGCCGATGCCGTGCGCTTCGGCGATTTCGAGACGCTGTACCTGGTGGGTCTGACGCAGCGTGAATGGCCCGGTTCCGAACGCCGGAGCATCTTCTATCCGGCAGCACTGCTGTCCCAGCTTGGCTGGCCCGCCGAGCCCGACGCGCGGGCGGCCGAGCGCGCGGCCTTCGGCGATCTGCTGCGCGCGCCGTCGCGCCAGGTGGTGGTCTCGACCTTCACGCTCGAAGACGATGCCATTGTCGAGCCGTCACCGTTTCTCGAGGATCTGTCAGAGAGCGGCCTGGCCGTCTCGCGCGACGACACGCCGCGTCATACCAGGATCTTCGAGGAGGAAGCGCTGCGTCTCGACCCGATACGCGCTGATGTGCTTCGCGAGTCGGCGTCAGACTGGCTGTCGATCCGGCGTGACCGCACGGCGGCGTCGCTGGCGCAATTCCACGGACAGTCATTCAATCCCCGGGTGGATGCCTACAAGGTCAGCGCGCTTGATCAGTATCTGGCCTGCCCGTTTGTCTTCTTCGCGACACAGGTGCTTCGCCTCGAAGAGGACCCTGACGATGAAGAATCGCTGGGACCCCGGGCACAGGGCAAGCTGGTTCACGACGTGCTTCAGCGCTTCTACGAGGTGTGGCAGCAGGACGGAGGCGGGGCGATTACCCAGGACAACCTGGACCAGGCGGGCAACCGATTCGCGCAGATCGCCGAGGAACGCCTGGCAATGCTCTCCGAATCCGATGCCGCACTCCAGCGTGTGCGCCTGATGGGCTCGGCCGTCGCGTCGGGCTTCGGCGAGATTGTCTTCCGGATTGAAGCTGAACGCCCCATGCCGGTCGTGGAGCGGTTGATGGAGTTCTCCCTCAACGGCGAGACGCGCCTGAGATCGGGAGACACCGAACGCTGCGTGCGGCTCAAGGCCACCGCTGATCGCATTGACCTGCTGGCCGACGGGACGTTCCGGCTGTTGGACTACAAGCTATCGCGCGCGCCGGAGAAGAACCAGGTCGTTCAACTCCCGGCCTACGCGGCAAGCGCGCGTCAGCGGCTCGAGGGGTACCGTGGACGCTCCTGGCGTCCGGCCGATGCGGCCTACATTGCGTTCGGCAAGACGCACTACGCACCGCTCGCAAAGAACGCCGGCGAACTCGACGCCGTGCTCGCCGAAGGCGAAGCGCGGCTGCTGGACGTGGTCGACCGCATTGAGCGCGGCGAGTTTCCGCCATCGCCGCACTCGCGTTACCAGTGCGTGCACTGCCCGTTTTCGTCCGTGTGCCGGAAGGATTACGTCGGTGACGAGTAA